The following coding sequences lie in one Kribbella sp. NBC_00709 genomic window:
- a CDS encoding mannose-1-phosphate guanylyltransferase — protein sequence MRNVVILAGGSGTRLWPMSRDDRPKQVLPLAAGQSLLRVAFNRLRGLVEPENIYVCTVGAYTDVVRKELPELGEHNIIGEPARRDTANAVGLASAVVARNDPDAVVAFVGSDHLISPEEEFRAAIEHGFQVVEARGRSLVTFGIEPTHPHTGLGYIERGAPIEGTSAYVVDRFREKPDRATAEEYLATGRFWWNSGMFVWQASTVLSVLDSLLPESAAKLREVASVWDSDSREATLAEIYPNLQKISVDYAVMEPASQGKVDADVVVVPMPVHWLDVGSWAALADTYDTDDNGNRTDSITLSCLLDSHDNIIVTDDPDHLVAAVGLRSHIIVHTQDVTMVCPLSDGERVKDLVARVQSDHADYI from the coding sequence ATGCGAAACGTGGTGATCCTGGCCGGAGGTTCAGGGACGCGGTTGTGGCCGATGTCCAGAGACGACAGGCCGAAGCAGGTGCTGCCGCTGGCGGCGGGACAGTCGCTGCTGCGGGTGGCGTTCAACCGGCTCCGCGGACTGGTCGAGCCGGAGAACATCTACGTGTGCACGGTCGGTGCGTACACCGACGTCGTACGCAAGGAACTGCCGGAGCTCGGCGAGCACAACATCATCGGCGAGCCGGCCCGCCGGGACACCGCGAACGCTGTCGGGCTCGCGTCCGCGGTGGTCGCGCGGAACGACCCGGACGCGGTCGTCGCGTTCGTCGGGTCCGATCACCTGATCAGCCCCGAGGAGGAGTTCCGGGCCGCGATCGAGCACGGGTTCCAGGTGGTCGAGGCGCGCGGGCGGTCGCTGGTCACGTTCGGGATCGAGCCGACGCATCCGCACACCGGGCTCGGGTACATCGAGCGCGGGGCGCCGATCGAGGGTACGTCGGCGTACGTCGTGGATCGTTTCCGCGAGAAGCCGGACCGGGCGACGGCCGAGGAGTACCTGGCGACCGGGCGGTTCTGGTGGAACTCCGGGATGTTCGTCTGGCAGGCGTCGACCGTACTCTCGGTCCTCGACTCGCTGCTGCCCGAGTCGGCCGCGAAGCTGCGCGAGGTCGCGTCGGTGTGGGACTCGGACTCGCGAGAAGCAACGCTCGCCGAGATCTACCCGAACCTGCAGAAGATCTCGGTCGACTACGCGGTGATGGAGCCGGCCTCCCAGGGCAAGGTCGACGCCGACGTGGTCGTCGTACCGATGCCGGTGCACTGGCTGGACGTCGGCTCGTGGGCGGCCCTCGCCGACACGTACGACACCGACGACAACGGCAACCGCACCGACAGCATCACCCTGAGCTGCCTACTCGACTCCCACGACAACATCATCGTCACCGACGACCCGGACCACCTGGTGGCAGCCGTCGGCCTCCGCAGCCACATCATCGTCCACACCCAGGACGTGACCATGGTGTGCCCGTTGTCGGACGGCGAGCGGGTGAAGGATCTGGTCGCACGAGTGCAGTCGGATCACGCGGACTACATCTAG
- a CDS encoding NAD(+)/NADH kinase: MAISRIGLVVHQGRPVAVETAGTVRKWAADHGIGCTDIDVWKDHKERRSGTDELHHAGDPDLVVTLGGDGTFLRGARIAAKNNAAVLGVDLGKVGFLTEVACRDVEPALEAVHHGGATYEERMTLTMRASRPLEIPQGIESLLRYGHGPALPPPPVRHEMAEGDGWGMALDVTALNDVVVEKLARDHQVALGVYLSGRLLASYSADAVIVATPTGSTAYSFAAGGPILSPTTEAIVFTPVAPHMTFNRTVVAAPDEPIALRVLPHSGQAAVSIDGQLRGVLDPGDWIGVYGSPQRLRLVRLRPTDFYGRLRDRFRLTDAPATALDGEAELFWQPAGSPIPPDLKHLRIPLPPQ, from the coding sequence GTGGCGATCAGCCGGATTGGGCTTGTGGTTCATCAGGGGCGGCCGGTTGCGGTGGAGACGGCCGGGACCGTGCGGAAGTGGGCGGCCGACCACGGGATCGGCTGCACCGACATCGACGTCTGGAAGGACCACAAGGAGCGGCGCAGCGGGACCGACGAGCTGCATCACGCCGGCGACCCGGATCTCGTCGTCACGCTCGGCGGCGACGGTACGTTTCTGCGCGGGGCGCGGATCGCCGCGAAGAACAACGCGGCCGTGCTCGGGGTCGACCTCGGCAAGGTCGGGTTCCTGACCGAGGTGGCGTGCCGCGACGTCGAGCCCGCGCTGGAGGCGGTGCACCACGGCGGAGCGACGTACGAGGAACGGATGACGCTGACCATGCGGGCGTCGCGGCCGTTGGAGATCCCGCAAGGTATCGAGTCCCTGCTGCGGTACGGGCACGGTCCGGCGTTGCCGCCACCGCCGGTGCGGCACGAGATGGCCGAGGGCGACGGCTGGGGGATGGCGCTCGACGTCACCGCGCTGAACGACGTGGTGGTGGAGAAGCTGGCGCGGGACCATCAGGTCGCGCTCGGCGTGTACCTGTCCGGCCGGCTGCTGGCGTCGTACTCCGCCGATGCGGTGATCGTGGCGACACCGACCGGGTCGACGGCGTACAGCTTCGCGGCGGGCGGACCGATCCTGTCGCCGACCACCGAAGCGATCGTGTTCACTCCGGTCGCACCGCACATGACCTTCAACCGAACGGTTGTCGCGGCGCCGGACGAGCCGATCGCGCTGCGCGTACTGCCGCACTCGGGGCAGGCCGCGGTGAGCATCGACGGGCAGCTGCGCGGCGTACTCGACCCGGGGGACTGGATCGGCGTCTACGGATCACCGCAACGACTGCGGCTGGTCCGCCTACGGCCGACGGACTTCTACGGCCGGCTGCGCGACCGCTTCCGGCTCACCGACGCACCAGCGACCGCACTCGACGGCGAGGCCGAACTGTTCTGGCAACCAGCCGGGTCGCCCATCCCACCCGACCTGAAGCACCTACGAATTCCGCTACCACCCCAGTGA
- a CDS encoding coenzyme F420-0:L-glutamate ligase, whose product MRKHLEIFPVTGLPEVAAGADLAALIADGTDLRDGDVVAVTSKIVSKAEGRLTHGTRQEAVDAELVRVVAQRGETRIVQTRHGLVMAAAGTDTSNTAPGTVLLLPVDPDASARLLRTALKERYDVNVGIVITDTLGRPWRNGQTDLAIGAAGVRVIEDLRGTTDSHGNVLAVTEPALADEVASAGELVKGKADGVPVAVLRGLQDAVLPVGEDGAGARALVRDAEFDMFSLGTREAARAAVLERQAPAGPREVDPAVWAGLLRDVDDVRLEVGDNAVTVFGVEPVTVGVVAEKLAVLLHAEGYGVAVRPGPGAEATVTFGSRSR is encoded by the coding sequence ATGAGGAAGCACCTGGAGATCTTCCCGGTGACCGGACTGCCGGAGGTGGCGGCCGGGGCGGACCTGGCCGCGCTGATCGCCGACGGGACCGACCTGCGCGACGGTGACGTCGTCGCGGTCACGTCGAAGATCGTCAGCAAGGCAGAGGGCCGGTTGACGCACGGCACCCGCCAGGAGGCGGTCGACGCCGAGCTGGTGCGGGTCGTCGCGCAGCGCGGCGAGACCCGGATCGTCCAGACGCGGCACGGCCTGGTCATGGCCGCCGCGGGCACCGACACGTCGAACACAGCCCCCGGCACGGTCCTGCTCCTCCCGGTCGACCCCGACGCGTCGGCCCGGCTGCTGCGGACAGCGCTCAAGGAGCGGTACGACGTCAACGTCGGCATCGTGATCACAGACACGCTGGGCCGCCCGTGGCGCAACGGCCAGACCGACCTGGCCATCGGGGCGGCCGGAGTGCGGGTCATCGAGGACCTGCGCGGTACGACGGACAGCCACGGGAACGTCCTCGCGGTGACGGAGCCGGCGCTGGCGGACGAGGTCGCCAGTGCGGGCGAGCTGGTCAAGGGCAAGGCGGACGGGGTGCCGGTCGCCGTACTGCGTGGGCTGCAGGACGCCGTACTGCCGGTCGGCGAGGACGGAGCAGGCGCACGGGCACTGGTGCGTGACGCCGAGTTCGACATGTTCAGCCTCGGGACGCGGGAGGCCGCGCGGGCCGCCGTACTCGAGCGGCAGGCGCCGGCCGGTCCGCGCGAGGTCGATCCGGCGGTCTGGGCCGGGTTGCTGCGGGACGTGGACGACGTACGGCTCGAAGTGGGTGACAACGCTGTCACGGTGTTCGGTGTGGAGCCGGTGACGGTCGGGGTCGTCGCCGAGAAGCTCGCCGTACTGCTGCACGCGGAGGGGTACGGCGTGGCGGTGCGGCCGGGACCGGGCGCTGAGGCGACGGTCACGTTCGGCTCACGGTCGCGGTAG
- a CDS encoding SDR family oxidoreductase, which produces MTEQRIAVVTGANQGIGYALVEELANRMNPEDLVLLTGRNPERVAEAAARVHGVARVEGRVLDVTDREAVERLAEEVGAVDFVVSNAIGPLEPGKAPVEQVDEFVDVANLGAQYMLRAFGPILRPGGRLIVVASSLGTLEQLPETLWSRFDDASLEDVEKVVEEWRTAVHDGTATQQGWPEWVNLPSKVAQVAAVRAVAAERRERDLAENTLVASVCPGLVDTRASRPWFDDFSQAKSPADAVQPIADLLLSDQVDPAQYGELIRDGEIVAWKPSSRR; this is translated from the coding sequence ATGACAGAACAACGCATCGCAGTAGTTACCGGCGCCAACCAAGGCATCGGATATGCATTGGTGGAAGAGCTGGCGAACAGGATGAACCCGGAGGACCTGGTCCTCCTCACCGGCAGGAACCCGGAGCGAGTCGCCGAGGCCGCCGCTCGCGTGCACGGCGTCGCGAGGGTTGAGGGGCGGGTGCTCGACGTCACCGATCGGGAGGCTGTGGAGCGGTTGGCGGAGGAGGTGGGTGCGGTGGACTTCGTCGTTTCCAACGCGATCGGGCCGTTGGAGCCGGGGAAGGCGCCTGTTGAGCAGGTTGACGAGTTTGTGGATGTGGCCAACCTTGGAGCGCAGTACATGTTGCGGGCTTTCGGCCCGATCCTGCGGCCGGGTGGGCGGTTGATCGTGGTTGCCAGCTCGCTCGGGACGCTGGAGCAGCTCCCGGAGACGCTGTGGTCACGCTTCGACGACGCGTCGCTGGAGGACGTGGAGAAGGTCGTCGAGGAATGGCGGACCGCGGTGCACGACGGTACGGCGACGCAGCAGGGCTGGCCGGAGTGGGTCAACCTGCCGTCGAAGGTCGCGCAGGTCGCCGCGGTTCGCGCGGTGGCGGCCGAGCGGCGCGAACGGGACCTCGCCGAGAACACCCTGGTCGCGTCCGTCTGCCCGGGACTGGTGGACACCCGCGCGTCCCGCCCATGGTTCGACGACTTCAGCCAGGCCAAGTCCCCGGCGGACGCAGTACAACCGATCGCCGACCTGCTCCTGAGCGACCAGGTCGACCCGGCGCAGTACGGCGAACTCATCCGCGACGGCGAGATCGTCGCCTGGAAGCCGTCCAGCCGTCGGTAG
- a CDS encoding hemolysin family protein: MLILAGLGLILVLTVATGYFVSQEFAYVAVDRSRLRTLAEDGDAAAARALRVTSRLSFVLSGAQVGITITALLAGYFAEPYLGAGLADLLGAAGVPSAVSMSISVILALLLATIIQMVLGELAPKNLAIAKSEAIALRLSRSTLMYLTIAGPVIHLFDSASNRILRRVGIEPVEELPQGATPQELDRIIETSYEQGLLDQDTMRLLDRGLDFRGRTAGEAMVPRVDVVTMHRDEPLTRVVELQDTGHSRFPVIGDSVDEVVGVVAIGDVVELEPADRAAIAVGSLASPAVAVPATLPLPGVLERLRVARRQLAIVVDEYGGFAGIVTLEDIAEELVGEIRDEDDLPETGLVQGGDGSWVVPARWRLDQVEEATGVQLPEGDDYETVSGLVMARLGRIPVVGDEVAVELPQRIDHDGRPIPSEYVRLTVQTIERRVPGIVLMERTA, from the coding sequence ATGCTGATCCTGGCCGGCCTGGGCCTGATCCTGGTGCTGACCGTTGCCACCGGCTACTTCGTCTCCCAGGAATTCGCCTACGTCGCCGTCGACCGGAGCCGCTTGCGGACCCTGGCCGAGGACGGTGACGCGGCGGCCGCGCGGGCACTCCGGGTCACGTCGCGGCTGTCGTTCGTGCTGTCCGGCGCGCAGGTCGGCATCACCATCACCGCTCTGCTGGCCGGGTACTTCGCCGAGCCGTATCTCGGCGCCGGCCTGGCCGACCTGCTCGGCGCGGCCGGCGTACCGAGCGCCGTGAGCATGTCGATCTCGGTGATCCTGGCGTTGCTGTTGGCAACGATCATCCAGATGGTGCTCGGCGAGCTGGCGCCGAAGAACCTCGCGATCGCGAAATCCGAGGCGATCGCGCTGCGGCTGTCCCGGTCGACGCTGATGTACCTGACGATCGCCGGCCCGGTGATCCACCTGTTCGACTCGGCCTCCAACCGGATCCTGCGCCGGGTCGGGATCGAACCGGTCGAGGAGCTGCCGCAGGGCGCGACCCCGCAGGAGCTCGACCGGATCATCGAGACGTCGTACGAGCAAGGCCTGCTGGACCAGGACACCATGCGGCTGCTCGACCGCGGCCTGGACTTCCGCGGGCGGACGGCGGGCGAGGCGATGGTGCCGCGCGTGGACGTGGTGACGATGCATCGCGACGAGCCGCTGACCCGGGTGGTCGAGCTGCAGGACACCGGGCACAGTCGGTTCCCGGTGATCGGCGACTCGGTCGACGAGGTGGTCGGCGTGGTCGCGATCGGCGATGTGGTCGAGCTGGAGCCGGCCGACCGGGCGGCGATCGCGGTCGGTTCGTTGGCGTCACCCGCGGTCGCCGTACCGGCCACGCTGCCGCTGCCCGGCGTACTCGAGCGGCTCCGGGTCGCGCGCCGCCAGCTCGCGATCGTCGTCGACGAGTACGGCGGGTTCGCGGGGATCGTCACGCTGGAGGACATCGCCGAGGAGCTGGTCGGCGAGATCCGGGACGAGGACGACCTTCCGGAGACCGGTCTGGTGCAGGGCGGTGACGGGTCGTGGGTGGTGCCGGCCCGGTGGCGGCTCGATCAGGTCGAGGAGGCAACCGGCGTACAGCTGCCTGAGGGTGACGACTACGAGACGGTCTCCGGTCTGGTGATGGCGCGGCTCGGTCGGATCCCGGTGGTGGGCGACGAGGTCGCGGTGGAGCTGCCGCAGCGGATCGACCATGACGGCCGGCCGATCCCCTCGGAGTACGTGCGGCTGACCGTGCAGACCATCGAACGCCGGGTGCCCGGCATCGTGCTGATGGAGCGGACGGCATGA
- a CDS encoding LysR family transcriptional regulator: MDFTDVSLTALRVFREVAERGTFTAAASALGYTQSAVSRQIATLERAAGNQLLERRREGVTLTPAGQVVLRNAAAVLDQLDATARELAGLPVAGGTVRLGWFPSAGAVLLPRAISAVRRTHPAITVTTREGSTPALVRALRAGTIDLALIASAPPFRPPDAESPALKLETLAERSLRLAVPTGHPLAAHESVDVADLRGQRWIAGPASSSELWMGVWPGLDERPVIAHTVRDWLAKLHLVAAGAGLTTISASMASAVPAGVRVVTVRGGPQELRRTILARLPGRTPEPTALLAAALRTAALEVNPPN, encoded by the coding sequence ATGGACTTCACCGACGTCTCACTGACCGCGCTGCGGGTGTTCCGGGAGGTGGCCGAGCGCGGTACGTTCACCGCCGCCGCGTCGGCGCTCGGGTACACGCAGTCGGCCGTCTCCCGCCAGATCGCCACCCTCGAACGTGCCGCCGGCAACCAGCTCCTGGAGCGCCGCCGTGAGGGCGTCACCCTGACGCCGGCCGGCCAGGTGGTACTGCGGAACGCCGCCGCCGTCCTGGACCAGCTCGACGCGACGGCCCGCGAGCTGGCCGGACTCCCCGTCGCCGGCGGGACCGTGCGGCTCGGCTGGTTCCCGAGCGCGGGCGCGGTTTTGTTGCCGCGGGCAATCAGCGCGGTACGTCGTACGCACCCGGCGATCACCGTGACGACGCGGGAAGGTTCGACGCCCGCGCTGGTACGGGCGTTGCGGGCGGGGACGATCGACCTCGCGCTGATCGCGTCCGCGCCGCCGTTCCGCCCGCCGGACGCCGAATCACCCGCGCTCAAGTTGGAGACGCTGGCCGAGCGGAGCCTGCGGCTGGCGGTGCCGACCGGTCATCCGCTCGCGGCGCACGAATCCGTAGACGTCGCCGACCTCCGCGGCCAACGCTGGATCGCCGGCCCCGCGTCGAGCAGCGAACTGTGGATGGGCGTCTGGCCGGGCCTCGACGAGCGCCCGGTCATCGCCCACACGGTCCGCGACTGGCTGGCCAAACTCCACCTGGTCGCGGCCGGCGCCGGCCTCACCACGATCTCCGCCTCGATGGCGTCCGCAGTACCTGCCGGTGTCCGCGTCGTCACGGTCCGCGGCGGCCCCCAGGAACTACGCCGCACGATCCTCGCCCGACTCCCCGGTCGCACGCCCGAGCCAACAGCCCTACTGGCCGCCGCCCTCCGCACCGCCGCTCTCGAGGTCAACCCGCCGAACTGA
- a CDS encoding TIGR03089 family protein, with the protein MSRVLPELFAAAVHRDGGAPFLTYYDDASGERIELSAVTTANWVAKTANLLVDEYDLEAGETVAIGLPPHWLGVVWALSTWSVGASLTSKTGTLAITGPDFSIRGDRETAASALLPLGGRFREPLPDGIQDYGAEVYNHPDVFVPFDPPTPDSPAYDDLTHADLIGTAEPISDRILVQRTLTDRDGLGLLVGVISGGGSIVLCRNLDAAKLERRVADEKVDRVLEG; encoded by the coding sequence ATGTCACGAGTCCTCCCCGAGCTGTTCGCGGCCGCGGTCCACCGGGACGGCGGCGCCCCGTTCCTCACCTACTACGACGACGCGTCCGGCGAGCGGATCGAGCTGAGCGCGGTCACCACCGCGAACTGGGTCGCCAAGACCGCGAACCTGCTGGTCGACGAGTACGACCTGGAGGCCGGCGAGACCGTCGCGATCGGACTGCCTCCGCACTGGCTCGGCGTCGTCTGGGCGCTGTCCACCTGGTCGGTCGGCGCGTCCCTGACCAGCAAGACCGGCACCCTGGCGATCACCGGCCCCGACTTCAGCATCCGCGGCGACCGCGAGACCGCTGCCTCCGCGCTCCTCCCGCTCGGCGGCCGCTTCCGCGAACCCCTCCCGGACGGCATCCAGGACTACGGAGCCGAGGTCTACAACCATCCCGACGTCTTCGTCCCCTTCGATCCGCCGACCCCGGACTCCCCGGCGTACGACGACCTCACGCACGCCGACCTGATCGGTACGGCGGAACCCATCAGCGATCGCATCCTGGTCCAGCGGACGCTCACGGACCGGGACGGTCTGGGACTGCTGGTCGGGGTGATCTCCGGAGGTGGTTCGATCGTGCTCTGCCGCAACCTGGACGCCGCCAAGCTGGAGCGCCGGGTCGCGGACGAGAAGGTCGACCGAGTTCTGGAGGGGTAG
- a CDS encoding twin-arginine translocase TatA/TatE family subunit → MVPQLALPEGGEWIVILVIVVLLFGAKKLPELTKNAARAMKEFEKARHGDDDETPAQVTAPQAQPQPAPAPPQQAPAAGAPTAQPPADESVRRVDLESGGAEGGGQ, encoded by the coding sequence ATGGTGCCACAGCTCGCGCTGCCCGAAGGCGGCGAATGGATCGTCATCCTGGTCATCGTCGTGCTCCTGTTCGGCGCGAAGAAGCTGCCGGAACTGACCAAGAACGCCGCCCGCGCGATGAAAGAGTTCGAGAAGGCCAGACACGGCGACGACGACGAAACCCCAGCTCAGGTGACGGCCCCGCAGGCTCAGCCCCAGCCAGCTCCAGCTCCTCCTCAGCAGGCACCGGCTGCCGGCGCACCTACGGCTCAGCCACCGGCCGACGAGTCAGTTCGGCGGGTTGACCTCGAGAGCGGCGGTGCGGAGGGCGGCGGCCAGTAG
- a CDS encoding SDR family NAD(P)-dependent oxidoreductase, with translation MRRFEGKVALVTAAAQGIGSAVARRLADEGASVVVTDLQEDKVGEVAAGIGEQALALRLDVTDRDDVDAAVAAAVERFGRLDVVVNNAGGCIVSTAPEDTTPEEWHAQLDLTLVGASRCIQAALPQLVKNRGNVVTISSVNGLSAFGNIEYSAAKAGQVAMTVNYAARYGDLGVRFNVVAPGTIRTPNWDNQPETLERFAKMYPLGRIGEPEDIAAAVAFLASDDASWITGHTLPVEGGVLTGPGVLDLTTSGAFKKEYPGL, from the coding sequence GTGCGGCGATTCGAGGGAAAGGTCGCGCTGGTCACGGCGGCGGCGCAGGGCATCGGGTCCGCGGTCGCGCGGCGGCTGGCCGACGAGGGCGCGTCCGTGGTGGTGACCGATCTCCAGGAGGACAAGGTCGGCGAGGTCGCCGCCGGGATCGGCGAGCAGGCGCTCGCGCTGCGGCTCGACGTGACCGACCGGGACGATGTGGACGCGGCGGTCGCGGCCGCGGTCGAGCGGTTCGGCCGGCTCGACGTGGTGGTGAACAACGCCGGCGGCTGCATCGTGTCCACGGCGCCGGAGGACACGACCCCGGAGGAGTGGCACGCCCAACTCGACCTGACCCTGGTCGGTGCGTCGCGGTGCATCCAGGCGGCGCTCCCGCAGCTGGTGAAGAACCGCGGCAACGTCGTCACGATCAGCTCGGTCAACGGACTCAGTGCCTTCGGCAACATCGAGTACTCCGCCGCGAAGGCCGGTCAGGTCGCGATGACGGTCAACTACGCCGCGCGGTACGGCGACCTCGGCGTCCGCTTCAACGTCGTTGCCCCAGGCACCATCCGGACGCCGAACTGGGACAACCAGCCCGAAACACTCGAGCGCTTCGCGAAGATGTACCCGCTCGGCCGCATCGGCGAGCCCGAGGACATCGCCGCCGCGGTCGCGTTCCTGGCGTCCGACGACGCGTCCTGGATCACCGGCCACACCCTCCCGGTCGAGGGCGGCGTCCTCACCGGCCCGGGTGTTCTCGACCTGACGACGAGTGGCGCCTTCAAGAAGGAGTATCCGGGCCTCTGA
- a CDS encoding hemolysin family protein, with translation MSTTWALIISAVLLALNGFFVAAEFALVASKRHRLEEAAASGSRAARAAIAGVSELSLMLAGAQLGITLCTLGLGSLSEPAVAHLLHPLFELAHVPEGIGHVIALIIAVGGIGLLHVLLGEMAPKSWAISDPERAALVLALPFRAFTYVFRPLLSVLNWIANLCVRLVGVTPQNEIANAHGPDELRLLIESSREHGTLEQPEHELLTAMLALQNTTVGQVMTPIAELSTVPASATAREVELTSRREGHSRLAVVSSGTTICGIVHVRDAARATTAGDTTVRASDLMMAALELGDGTPVAKAIRTMRDERAQLAVVCGGDQAIGVVALEDLLEEVIGEFDDETDPIITAAKGD, from the coding sequence ATGAGTACGACGTGGGCGCTGATCATCTCCGCCGTACTGCTGGCCTTGAACGGGTTCTTCGTCGCGGCCGAGTTCGCACTGGTCGCTTCGAAGCGGCATCGGCTCGAGGAGGCGGCCGCGTCCGGCAGCCGGGCGGCGCGGGCCGCGATCGCCGGTGTCAGCGAGCTGTCGCTGATGCTCGCGGGAGCGCAGCTCGGGATCACCTTGTGCACCTTGGGTCTCGGTTCGCTGAGCGAGCCGGCGGTGGCGCATCTGTTGCACCCGCTGTTCGAGCTGGCGCATGTCCCCGAGGGCATCGGACATGTGATCGCGTTGATCATCGCCGTCGGCGGGATCGGTCTGCTGCACGTCCTGCTCGGCGAGATGGCGCCGAAGTCGTGGGCGATCAGCGACCCAGAGCGCGCGGCGTTGGTGCTGGCGCTGCCGTTCCGCGCGTTCACGTACGTGTTCCGGCCGCTGCTCAGCGTGCTCAACTGGATCGCCAACCTGTGCGTCCGGCTGGTCGGAGTAACCCCGCAGAACGAGATCGCCAACGCCCACGGGCCGGACGAGCTGCGGCTGCTGATCGAGTCGTCGCGCGAGCACGGAACGCTCGAGCAGCCCGAGCACGAACTGCTGACCGCGATGCTCGCGCTGCAGAACACCACGGTCGGGCAGGTCATGACGCCGATCGCCGAGCTGTCGACGGTGCCCGCGTCCGCGACTGCCCGCGAGGTGGAGCTGACCAGCCGGCGCGAGGGCCATTCGCGGCTTGCGGTCGTCAGCTCGGGTACGACGATCTGCGGCATCGTGCACGTCCGCGACGCCGCCCGCGCGACCACAGCGGGCGACACGACCGTGCGCGCATCCGACCTGATGATGGCCGCGCTCGAGCTCGGCGACGGTACGCCGGTCGCGAAGGCGATCCGCACCATGCGCGACGAACGCGCCCAGCTCGCCGTCGTCTGCGGCGGCGACCAGGCGATCGGCGTCGTAGCCCTCGAGGACCTCCTCGAAGAGGTCATCGGGGAGTTCGACGACGAGACCGACCCGATCATCACCGCCGCGAAGGGGGACTAG
- a CDS encoding DUF3105 domain-containing protein has product MIEKMQREQSRSDRRRTIIIVVCAIVVGLAIISYPAIRLVQDSKTKNQALTDFGVAASAASCDAITEDPAGGTQDHRPDGEKILYSVSPPSSGPHYAVWAPFDKKFYTPSDRPPVENLVHNLEHGYTILWYRDTLPKDQVDQIEKISKSKLPDSSVGKFIAAPFKQSEGKGWPDGKNLAFAHWSSPDASQKSFGHRQFCSSVSGDALKQFMEKYPAADAQEPNAG; this is encoded by the coding sequence ATGATCGAGAAGATGCAGCGCGAGCAGTCCCGGTCGGACCGCCGCCGCACGATCATCATCGTGGTGTGCGCCATCGTGGTCGGCCTGGCGATCATCTCCTACCCGGCGATCCGGCTGGTCCAGGACTCCAAGACCAAGAACCAGGCGCTCACCGACTTCGGCGTCGCCGCGTCGGCGGCGTCCTGCGACGCGATCACCGAAGACCCGGCCGGCGGCACCCAGGACCACCGCCCCGACGGCGAGAAGATCCTGTACTCCGTCTCGCCGCCGTCGTCGGGCCCGCACTACGCGGTCTGGGCGCCGTTCGACAAGAAGTTCTACACGCCGAGCGACCGCCCGCCGGTGGAGAACCTGGTCCACAACCTCGAGCACGGCTACACGATCCTCTGGTACCGCGACACCCTGCCGAAGGATCAGGTCGACCAGATCGAGAAGATCTCCAAGTCCAAGCTCCCGGACAGCTCGGTCGGCAAGTTCATCGCCGCGCCGTTCAAGCAGTCCGAAGGCAAGGGCTGGCCCGACGGCAAGAACCTCGCTTTCGCCCACTGGAGCAGCCCCGACGCCTCGCAGAAGTCCTTCGGCCACCGCCAGTTCTGCAGCTCGGTCAGCGGCGACGCCCTGAAACAGTTCATGGAGAAGTACCCCGCCGCCGACGCCCAGGAACCCAACGCCGGCTGA